In the genome of Danio rerio strain Tuebingen ecotype United States chromosome 23, GRCz12tu, whole genome shotgun sequence, one region contains:
- the pfkfb2a gene encoding 6-phosphofructo-2-kinase/fructose-2,6-bisphosphatase 2a isoform X1: MPPREHPCAILGCKAQHKSLHRLPANEQQRLKWLSFIFEDKVPENVPKLLYVCANHFSVDCLENAGQYNSGFASKLFLKTGSVPTIRDPVSLQATTSTKSNKVDVACQTEPFHTSLHSVGTQLSFRTLQAKRRSTSVQTTISSFELTVPSASSTAFMTSTPLKPSLKRPRLELEEEEEEEEAEETLTESKIIAQDSDVTFDPAEECTSATEPTDLSIQECPVHNIAKFIVYETCLMELFSDCPVCQRRCDVKSQRLGTFLSVQQVCPHCEFVRKWNSQPIIGSTPAGNLHLSAAVYLSGASFFVVEKVFAAMKLHIFKYNSFRRHARLCIEPAIVHKWRNWQSEMLEQLSRRENVIVGGDMRADSPGHSAKYGSYTMMDLATNTVVDLQLVQSNEVGGSYHMEKEGLKRSLDLLDARGVRLECIITDRHPQIQKYLRDRNVTQFYDVWHIEKGISKKLDKICQIKGCEKLRKWLRSIKNHIYWTAASSTTGPERVAKWTSILNHVQDKHVHEDPNFPACLHPQRISRDKNKWLSAATMPFYKLEKVLANKRILKDVAKLSPHHQTSTVEAFHSVILRFAPKNVVFPFLGMLCRLYLAALHYNENAGRPQATSATGKPIYKLAFPKAKKGEYRVREVKTQQTFGYVEELLDLIFNQVFVDPSPYVDEVLGIHIPPALSSAYDRPEMEEAISSRVTRFNQ; this comes from the exons CCTCGAGAACGCGGGACAATACAACTCCGGATTCGCgagtaaattgtttttgaaaactggATCAGTTCCTACAATACGTGATCCTGTCTCACTTCAA GCCACGACGTCGACAAAGAGCAACAAGGTGGATGTAGCTTGCCAGACAGAACCTTTTCACACATCTTTACACAGTGTTGGCACCCAGTTGTCTTTTAGGACGCTTCAGGCTAAACGCAGGAGTACAA GTGTCCAGACAACAATATCCAGTTTTGAACTGACTGTGCCATCAGCGTCCTCTACTGCGTTTATGACTTCGACACCCCTCAAACCTTCACTAAAAAGACCTCGTCTggagctggaggaggaggaggaagaagaagaagccgAAGAGACTTTGACAGAGTCAAAAATTATAGCCCAAGACTCGGATGTGACATTTGACCCTGCAGAGGAATGCACATCTGCAACTGAACCAACAGACTTGTC aatccAAGAATGCCCAGTTCATAACATTGCCAAGTTCATTGTCTATGAAACATGCCTCATGGAGCTCTTCAGTGACTGCCCAGTGTGTCAGAGGAGATGTGATGTAAAGTCACAAAGGCTTGGGACATTTCTGAGCGTACAGCAAGTCTGCCCACACTGCGAGTTTGTAAGAAAATGGAACAGTCAGCCAATTATTGGTAGTACTCCAGCTGGCAACCTGCATCTTTCTGCTGCAGTCTACTTGAGCGGTGCATCATTTTTTGTAGTTGAAAAG GTATTTGCTGCAATGaaactacacatttttaaatataattcatttcgCCGTCATGCAAGACTTTGCATTGAACCTGCTATTGTCCACAAGTGGAGAAATTGGCAGAGTGAAATGCTAGAACAGCTCAGTCGAAGAGAGAATGTGATTGTTGGAGGAGATATGAGGGCTGACTCCCCAG GTCACTCGGCCAAGTATGGGAGTTATACAATGATGGACCTTGCAACTAACACAGTGGTCGACCTACAGTTAGTCCAG agTAATGAGGTGGGTGGCAGTTACCATATGGAAAAAGAAGGCCTAAAGAGAAGCCTTGACCTGTTGGATGCCCGCGGTGTTCGTCTGGAATGCATCATCACAGACCGACAtcctcaaatacagaaatacctCAGGGATCGAAATGTCACTCAGTTTTACGATGTGTGGCATATCGAGAAAG GAATTTCCAAAAAACTGGACAAGATATGCCAGATAAAGGGTTGTGAGAAGTTGCGTAAATGGTTACGTAGCATCAAAAACCACATCTACTGGACTGCTGCATCATCCACAACAGGTCCTGAAAGAGTGGCAAAGTGGACCTCTATCTTAAACCATGTACAAGACAAACATGTACATGAAGACCCCAATTTTCCGGCTTGTCTGCATCCGCAACGGATAAGCAGAGACAAGAACAAATGGCTGTCGGCTG CAACGATGCCATTCTATAAGCTGGAGAAAGTTCTCGCTAACAAGAGAATATTGAAGGATGTGGCCAAGCTAAGTCCTCACCACCAGACGTCAACTGTTGAAGCTTTCCACAGCGTCATACTGCGGTTTGCACCCAAAAATGTGGTATTCCCTTTTCTGGGGATGCTATGCAG gtTGTACTTGGCTGCACTGCATTACAATGAAAATGCCGGGCGTCCCCAGGCCACATCAGCAACTGGTAAACCTATTTACAAGCTTGCTTTTCCAAAGGCAAAGAAAGGAGAGTATAGGGTCCGAGAAGTGAAGACACAGCAAACTTTCg GTTATGTAGAAGAGCTGCTGGACCTCATCTTCAACCAAGTGTTTGTGGACCCATCACCCTATGTTGATGAAGTGTTGGGAATTCACATACCACCTGCTCTATCATCAGCCTACGATCGACCTGAGATGGAGGAGGCTATCTCCAGCAGGGTGACCCGCTTCAATCAATAG
- the pfkfb2a gene encoding 6-phosphofructo-2-kinase/fructose-2,6-bisphosphatase 2a isoform X2 yields the protein MTSTPLKPSLKRPRLELEEEEEEEEAEETLTESKIIAQDSDVTFDPAEECTSATEPTDLSIQECPVHNIAKFIVYETCLMELFSDCPVCQRRCDVKSQRLGTFLSVQQVCPHCEFVRKWNSQPIIGSTPAGNLHLSAAVYLSGASFFVVEKVFAAMKLHIFKYNSFRRHARLCIEPAIVHKWRNWQSEMLEQLSRRENVIVGGDMRADSPGHSAKYGSYTMMDLATNTVVDLQLVQSNEVGGSYHMEKEGLKRSLDLLDARGVRLECIITDRHPQIQKYLRDRNVTQFYDVWHIEKGISKKLDKICQIKGCEKLRKWLRSIKNHIYWTAASSTTGPERVAKWTSILNHVQDKHVHEDPNFPACLHPQRISRDKNKWLSAATMPFYKLEKVLANKRILKDVAKLSPHHQTSTVEAFHSVILRFAPKNVVFPFLGMLCRLYLAALHYNENAGRPQATSATGKPIYKLAFPKAKKGEYRVREVKTQQTFGYVEELLDLIFNQVFVDPSPYVDEVLGIHIPPALSSAYDRPEMEEAISSRVTRFNQ from the exons ATGACTTCGACACCCCTCAAACCTTCACTAAAAAGACCTCGTCTggagctggaggaggaggaggaagaagaagaagccgAAGAGACTTTGACAGAGTCAAAAATTATAGCCCAAGACTCGGATGTGACATTTGACCCTGCAGAGGAATGCACATCTGCAACTGAACCAACAGACTTGTC aatccAAGAATGCCCAGTTCATAACATTGCCAAGTTCATTGTCTATGAAACATGCCTCATGGAGCTCTTCAGTGACTGCCCAGTGTGTCAGAGGAGATGTGATGTAAAGTCACAAAGGCTTGGGACATTTCTGAGCGTACAGCAAGTCTGCCCACACTGCGAGTTTGTAAGAAAATGGAACAGTCAGCCAATTATTGGTAGTACTCCAGCTGGCAACCTGCATCTTTCTGCTGCAGTCTACTTGAGCGGTGCATCATTTTTTGTAGTTGAAAAG GTATTTGCTGCAATGaaactacacatttttaaatataattcatttcgCCGTCATGCAAGACTTTGCATTGAACCTGCTATTGTCCACAAGTGGAGAAATTGGCAGAGTGAAATGCTAGAACAGCTCAGTCGAAGAGAGAATGTGATTGTTGGAGGAGATATGAGGGCTGACTCCCCAG GTCACTCGGCCAAGTATGGGAGTTATACAATGATGGACCTTGCAACTAACACAGTGGTCGACCTACAGTTAGTCCAG agTAATGAGGTGGGTGGCAGTTACCATATGGAAAAAGAAGGCCTAAAGAGAAGCCTTGACCTGTTGGATGCCCGCGGTGTTCGTCTGGAATGCATCATCACAGACCGACAtcctcaaatacagaaatacctCAGGGATCGAAATGTCACTCAGTTTTACGATGTGTGGCATATCGAGAAAG GAATTTCCAAAAAACTGGACAAGATATGCCAGATAAAGGGTTGTGAGAAGTTGCGTAAATGGTTACGTAGCATCAAAAACCACATCTACTGGACTGCTGCATCATCCACAACAGGTCCTGAAAGAGTGGCAAAGTGGACCTCTATCTTAAACCATGTACAAGACAAACATGTACATGAAGACCCCAATTTTCCGGCTTGTCTGCATCCGCAACGGATAAGCAGAGACAAGAACAAATGGCTGTCGGCTG CAACGATGCCATTCTATAAGCTGGAGAAAGTTCTCGCTAACAAGAGAATATTGAAGGATGTGGCCAAGCTAAGTCCTCACCACCAGACGTCAACTGTTGAAGCTTTCCACAGCGTCATACTGCGGTTTGCACCCAAAAATGTGGTATTCCCTTTTCTGGGGATGCTATGCAG gtTGTACTTGGCTGCACTGCATTACAATGAAAATGCCGGGCGTCCCCAGGCCACATCAGCAACTGGTAAACCTATTTACAAGCTTGCTTTTCCAAAGGCAAAGAAAGGAGAGTATAGGGTCCGAGAAGTGAAGACACAGCAAACTTTCg GTTATGTAGAAGAGCTGCTGGACCTCATCTTCAACCAAGTGTTTGTGGACCCATCACCCTATGTTGATGAAGTGTTGGGAATTCACATACCACCTGCTCTATCATCAGCCTACGATCGACCTGAGATGGAGGAGGCTATCTCCAGCAGGGTGACCCGCTTCAATCAATAG